The genomic interval TAAAGGTTTTATGGTTGACCCTGAATATTGTAATGCTGCAGGTCAATGGGTAGCTGATAAACCAATCGTAGCGAAAGTAAACTATAACATCGTTAATGGTGTAGAGAAATATTGGGGACATTCTTCAGATATGTATGCTGTAGACTTTACTAAAAACTACTGGGGTCCTGTTGCTCCTACAGTAGCTAATTTTGGTAACTTAACTGAAGCAGATTTCGCTAATTACTATACAAATGAAGAAGATGTACCAGGTCCAGATGAAGTAGTTGAAATATTACCAACTGATATCTCAATTACTAATCCAGTAACAGAAATGAATCTAGGAGATACCTATCAACTAGAAACATTATTTACACCAATTGATACATCTAATAAACGCGTAGAATGGACTAGCTCAGATGCAACAATTATTAGTGTATCTCCAGATGGATTACTAACTGCATTAAAAGGTGGAACAGTGACTATTACAGTTAAATCACTTGAAGATACATCTCTTGTAGCAACAATTGAGGTAACAGTAAAGGCTGACCCAGGTATTGAGTTATCTCTTTCTGATAACCGTCAACAACTTATTATTGATGACACGGTAACCATAACTGCAACGCCATTTCCAAACACATATGAAGGAAAAAGTATCTTATGGTCATCAAGTGATGAAAATATCGCTACAGTAGATGCTAATGGTCTTGTAACTGCAATAGCAGAGGGTGAAGTAGTCATTACAGCTACATTTGCTGATGATGCTACAGTAAAGACTTCAATTACGTTATCAATCTATCAAAGTTTAGATGCAACATCAAGCTTACTTGATTTTTTAACTGAAAATCAAGCACTTTCTTCAGAAATATATAATTTTACAGCAATCGGTTATGCATTTAACTATGATCATACAACATACCGAAGTGTTTCTAATTATTATTTTGGTAATATCCCAGTAACACAAGATATTATTGGTATCAGTCAATATACAAGATCTGGTCGTTTAATGGAACCAATCCCTGCTGAATATACAACCTATAATGAAGATAATATCCACTGGATAGTTGTTCATGATACAGCAAACACTAGTTCAACAGCAACAGCAGCAATGCATGCATCTTATCTAAATAATTTAACAAACAGTGGAGAAGAAGCTTGGGTATCTTGGCATTATACTGTTGATGAAAATGATATATATCAACATATTCCAGATAATGAACGTGCTTACCATGCAGGTGATGGAAGTCGTCTTGTAGGTGACCATAGTAAAACAGATACCGGTGATTCTCTTGGTGGAGGAAATACAAATGGTATTGGTATTGAAATGGCAATGAATCAAGGTTCAGATATCTTTGCAACTTGGCAAAGAGCAGCTAAATTAGTAGCTTCTTTACTAGTTAAGCACAACCTTCCTTTAGAAAATTTCAAATATCATTATGATTACTCTGGTAAAGATTGTCCTATTACATTAGGTAATGCTGGATTAAAACCTGTATTTGAACAAATGGTTGCAACTGAATATGAAATAGCTAAAAATCATAGTGATGCTACAATCACAATGACATCAAATAACCCTGAATATTTAGATAATTCAGGCCGTATTATTAAACTGCCATTATTACCAATGACAGTTAGCTATGATGTAACTGTTACTGAAAATGGTGTTACAGAAACACGTACATTCTATACATACTTACCAGGACTTTTAAGTAGCTAGTTAACAAAGAGGCGTTATCATCTGATAGCGCCTCTTTTATTTTTTTATTTGTGTTTTAGTACTTATTTAAACATTTCTTGTAGTGGATGAAGAAAAAGATTTACTCAAAAATTCGCAAAAGAAAATCTTAATAAGATAGGAGAACGTTATAAATAATGACAACAGCACACGAGCAATTAATCTCAAATTTAGAATATTTAAAATTAAAAGAAATGAAAAATCATTTAGACGATACTATTAACTTTATTAATAAAAATAATCTATCTTTCGTTGATGGGCTTATTAAGTTAACAACATATGAAATTGATTATAAAGAGGCTAGTATGATCAAAGCTATGGTTAAAGTAGGGGCGTTCCCCCATTACAAAGAATTGAAGGATTTTGACTTCTCTTTCCAAGAAAATATAAACAAAGAACAAATATTAGATTTTGAGAGTCATAGATTCATCCATCAATGCGAGAACATCGTTTTTATGGGAACGAGTGGTGTTGGTAAAACCCACTTATCTACATCAATAGGTATATCTGCTGCGAAGAAGCGCATATCAACTTACTTTATAAAATGTCATGATTTGATAGCCCAGTTAAAGAAAGCTAAGTTAGAAAATCGCTTAAACGATAGGCTCAAGCATTTTACCAAGTACAAATTATTGATTATTGATGAACTAGGCTATTTACCTATCGACAAAGAAGATTCTAAATTGTTCTTTCAGCTAATAGATAGACGATATGAAAAACGAAGTACGATAATTACAACCAACATTAACTTTTCTAATTGGGATGATATTTTTAAAGACCCTGTAATAGCTAACGCTATCCTTGATCGAGTTCTTCATCATGCTCATGTAGTTAACATTACAGGTAAATCTTATCGACTTAAAAATTACTTTATCGAAGAAAATTAAAAATGTACATTATTATCTTGACATTTATACTCGAGGAACACGAATCACATCAGGCGGGTATTATGGATGAGTTTGCTTAACAAAACAAAGTCCGTAGTCATCAAAGCAATAATATACGTAAATGTGGCGAGTATATGAAATGAAAGTGAATAGACTAACCCTGGGAAATCTCACGGACACGTCATGGATTCAGTTGTAAATAGATTTAAAAGGAAAGTATTTTGAACAATTAGATATAAAAGTATCTTTGACTGAAGTAAGTTACACAACAGAAAAAAGCTGATTAATCAATTTGATTTCATCAGTTACACAATATGTATTAGCTTGTCCTTTATGGATCAGATGCATAGTTTCAATTCCTAGATTACAGAACAGGCAGATTTAAAATGCTTGAATCCAAGTATCTTATTGGTTATCCTCTTGATATATCGATGATCCTGCTCGATAATATTATTCATATATTTAGATTTTCTATGCTGAGTCTTTGGATCCAGCCTTTTCAATTTTATTTCACTTAAAATTGTTACTTCTGTAGCAGCAAATTTATCTGTCATAATAACTCTAGGATTACTATTATGAGGAGAACGTAATGATTTTCTAAAGAACTTTTTAGCAGCTTTTTTATCACGTTTTCTAGATAACCAGAAGTCAATTGTATCACCATTTGAGTCAACAGCTTTATATAAATACATCCATTCCCCATTTAATCGTAGATATGTTTCATCCATACGCCATGAGTCATTAGTCTTTCTTAGATGTTTACGTATTAATATAGAGGGTATATGCGAGTCTTTAAAAATAGTTAAATTAATAATAATATGATAAAGCAAATGCGAAAAACAATAATATCTGACAACAAAGAAGTCAAACAATTCTTAGGTATAAATTCCAGTAATATTACTTCAGTATTACCTATTAAGAATAGAAACTTTAATATTTGGTTTTTATGTTCTGATAATGATCAGATTATTGGGTTTTTAAGTTTCGATGATATGGATAATGACGTAAAGTTTATAAAGTCATTTTATATAGTTCCAACATTCAGAAAACGTGGATACGCAAAATACTTTATAAACAACCTACACGAAAATTATTCTAAATTGGAATGTAGGATCAATCCAGGTATTAACATCATGTATAAATTAGTCAAATCTGTTGGAATGCGTGGAGAAAAATCCACCTTTTCTAAAATGCTATCACTAGACACTGAATCACATTAGGCGAAATCCACCATTTAATCTCTCTCTTTTCCTGTTCCTGCAAGTGAACCATTTGTCCTATAAATTGTCTTTGCATTTTAAATAATTAGCCCCATGTCATTCAATGTTTTTTCCATCTTTTATAGGTACATAAATTTTTATGTTAGGATTGCCTTCAGGAAATAACTTTCCATTTTCAACTTGCCATTCCTCACGCCATTTAACCTTTGGATTTATACGTTCTCCTCTTAGTCCAGACCATTCAATAGTTTTATTCCACCTTTCAGGAAGTCTTTTGAAGTCTGTGCTGCATGTTATAAACTTTCCTCCAGTCACCTCTCCCTTTTTTATCATTTTTTCATTAATAATCATATTGCTATCAATAGTTACCATAGCTATATACCATCTCTTTAATCCTTTTCGTTTTATGTTATAATTGTGATGAGCTAAGAATTTATGCTTATCAGATGTATTACTTATACCATTAGAATCGGCCCATTTTAGTAATGTTTCCCAAGCTTCAAAGGGTGCAATATTTTCTCCTCCAATGACTTTACACATTGCAACATTAGTGTCATTTATAATATCTATTGAATATTCACTTTTCTCACATATTGGCATAAATAATTCTACTTCATAGTTGAAATCTTCATTAAAACCCTCCATGTGTTCTTCTAACCACTGATGGGTGCCAAACTCATACTTACTTATCTTTACCCAACTTTTAAATCTTGCCCATGCTTTTGAAATATCTTCTACACCTACAGTTGTAACTGCATACATTCCTCCACTTAAATCTTTTATCTTCACAGGACTATCATCCGTATTAAAATCCTCATCTATGGTAATGCAAGCTTCATACCCATATTCACTCGAACCAGCTTTACACTCTGTGGTATCATATCCAAAAAGTCTATACTTGTTATTCTCTGAAATTATATTATTATTTTTTGCCCAATCTAATAGAACTTTAAAAGCATTACTTTCAGGATTATTGCCGTAGTATTCAAAACAAGCTACTTTAATAGGCTCCATTTTTTTCAGCACCTTAATATCAGTATATTTATCCAGAAAGTTTTCATCTTGGATTTCATAATACTTGTCCAAAACATCAATTTTATCAAATCTATATTCCAAACTATCCTTCATAAATGTAGTTGGATTACACCCAACAATATTCTTAAATGCCTTTGAAAAAGTATCGCTGCTTGAAAACCCATATTTAACTGCTATACTCATTATAGTTTCTTTGTTTAATAAAACATCTTCACTAGCCAGACTTATTCGTCTTTTTCTAATATACTCTTTAACACCATGACCTGTCAGCGCAAAGAATATCCTATAAAAATTTGAAAATGACATAAAGGCTTCTTTTGCTACCTCTTTTAAATCGATTTCATTTTCTAGATTTATCTCAATATAATCAATGGATTTTTGTATACGTTCATAATAATTCATAAAATATCCTCCAAAAATTTATTATGATATTATTATAATGAATATTATGATACATATCCCGACTTTTTTTCTAAAAATTATGTGATTATTAATATCATATGTTAATTTAAGGTAAAAATATATTTATCCATATAGCCAAGCAAAACTACAGCAAGTTTTATATTTACAACTAATTGCTCTTTGAATAGACTGGAATGTAACATTATAAAAAAGTGCAGCCTCTTTGCAACTATTCCAAGTTTTAATATGTTTTCCATCTATATAGTATTGATTAACTTCTTTAGATTGTTTTCTCTTTTTAGGCTCAGAATATTCCCATATAAAATTACAACATGTTTTTCTTTCACCATTACAAACTTTACGTATTGCCTTAGATGTAGTGTTATAGTAATTTGCTTCCATCTTAGTATCTTTCCATATTTAATTAATTTTTTATTTAAATCATACTGTTTAACAGCTTTTATTACTTTTGGATTTTCAACATTACAAGCTTTCTTATAATAAAAAATATCTTTATTACACCCTTTCTTATAATGAAAAAGATATTTTATATCCATGCAATTATCATTAAAAGTCTTATACTCATCTAAATAAATTCACCTGAAGTTTTTATAGGACTTATGCTTTTCTCTATATTCACAACATTTTAAATTAAACTCTTTTCTTAAGTCCTTCAATGTATATTTGTCTAGATAATTTGATTCATTATCCAATTTTACTATTAACCTAGATTCTCTATACTCTTTTTTTGCGTCTATATCACTCATATACTTTACAAATTCATCCCATTTATCTTTTTTTCTTTTCAAGTAAATAGTTGCTCCATTATATAAAGCATCTACTGCTTCTCTATATTTTCTACCTGAAAAACTAATTTGACAACTTTTAGAAGAATGTTTGTTTATCAGAATATCTTTATCTGAACTGAAAAACTGTTTAATTCCATAAATCATATCATATGTACCAATAAATTTTATTTCACATTTAAGTATTAAACTTTTTATATTTTTTCTTGATTTTTTATAAGTTGATATACATCCATCCCCGTCCATATATCCTCTAATAAAATGATTTATTTGGCATTAGATATGATAAAGATACTCATTCATTTATTGTGAAGTTTAGTCTGGGAAATGCAACAATTCAATCAATTTATATATTATTATATATACTAGATAATGCGGTTAATATTAGAGAGGAATATTTATCTAATACTTAATCAAAAATGACATATCTTAATGATTTCCATATGACAAGAAGTACTACAAAAAAATCTAGGGATGTTAATGTACTTCAAATAATCTCAATAATTATTTTGGAAAGGTATATAGTAAAAAAAAAGTATAAATTAATATATATAATATTTCAATGGTAATTTTTTTTAGAAATTTAATTATCAATTGGAAAAATACTATCGAAATATTGCGACCATGATTTTCGGTAATCATTAACATAATCAGATGGAACATATATTTTCACATATTTATTAGTAACTCCAAAATTTATTATAGAAGGTGGCGTTGGAGCAGTTATAAAAATACTTTCTAAACTTGATGCCCCATAAAATGCACCTTCTCCTATTGTGGTTAAATGACTACCTTCTTCAAACGTTACTGTCGTTAAACTTGTAGCTCTAAAAAAAGCATTGTCTCCTATAGTTGTTACACTGTTTGGTATTGTTATCTTTGTTAAACTTGTTGCATCCTTAAATGCAGAACTATCAATTATTGTAACACTTTTTGGTATAATTATTTCTCTTAACATTTTAACTCCTGAAAATGCATTAGGACCTATTGTTAACACACTATCTGGAATGATATAAATAGATTCATTTTTTCTTTCTGGATATTTAATAATAATTGCTTGATTTTTACTAAATAAAATACCGTCTTTTGAACAATATTCAGGATTATCATCATCTACTTTTATACTTTCTAAACTTGATGTTCCAACAAAGGGGTTTCTTTCTATTGTTGTTACACTAGCTGGAATTGTTACATTTACTAAACTTTTAGCTCCTTCAAAAGCCCCATAATCTATCTCTATTAAACCATCTGGAATTGTTATGTTAGTTAAACTCGTGGCTTCTTTGAAAGCCCAGTAACCTATCTTCGTTACACTATCTGGAATCGTAATATAAGTTAAACTTGTGGCTTCTTTAAAAGCCCAATCTCCTATCTCTATAACACCATCTGGAATTGTTACACTTTTTAAACTTGTGGCTTTATGAAATGTACCTACTCCTATTGAGATTAAATGACTACCTTCTTCAAATGTAACTGTTTCTAAATTTATTGCTCCTGAAAATGCAAGCTCTCCTATGGTTGTTACACTATTTGGTATTTTAATGGTTGTTAAACTTGTTGCTCCCGAAAACACAGAATCACCTATGGTTATTACACTATTTGGTATTGTTATAGTTGTTAAACTCTTTGCTTCTAAAAACGCAGAATCACCAATAGTTGTTAATTGACTACCTTTCTCAAATATTACTGTTGTTAAACTTGATGCACCTTTAAATGCCATTGAACCTAATTTTATCACACTTTTTGGTATTGTTATACTTTTTAAACTTTTTGCTCCTAAAAACGCAGAATCACCTATGGTTGTTACACTATCAGGAATTGTATAAGTTGTTTCACTTTTTCCTTCTGGATAAAATATAATTGTTGCTTGATTTTTATTAAATAAAACTCCTTTATCAGAACTAAATACTGGATTATCAACATCAACATTTATACTTTTTAAACTGTTTATATGTATAAATGCAGAATCACCTATTGTCGTTACACTAGCTGGAATTGATAAGCTTGTTAAACTTGTCAACCTAAATGCTTCATCTTCTATGGTTGTAACACTATTTGGTATTGATATACTTTTTAAACTTTCAGCTAATAGAAATGCAGAATCACCTACGATTTTTACACTATTAGGTATGGAGTAAGTTTTTTCAGTTTTTCCTATTGGGTACACAATAATTTTTGTTTGATCTTTATTGAATAAAACCCCATCGATAGAACTAAATATAGGATTATCAACATCAACATCAATACTTTTTAAAAAGAATGATACTCTATATGTATCAATTTTTGTAACTAAACACCCATTAAAATCTTTGGGAATATAAATATAAGGATATGAACCAAAACTACTTACTGCACATGTATTATTTTCCAATGAAGTATAACTCAATCCTTCAGATGAAAGCCATTTAGCATATAAAGTGATTTTTTTTCTAGGCATAGTTGTAAATGTATATTCTCGTGTTAAATCACTATCTTTGTACCAACCGCCAAAAATATATCCTTTTTTAGTTGGGTCAGTTGGTTTTGTTACTTGTGTATTATATTCTTGAGTTATTGATGATACTTTTGTTCCACCGTTACTATTAAATGTTATTTTAGGTGAATTATTACATCCAACAATAGTAGTAGAGAATAAACAAACAAAAAGAATTATAAATATTTTTTTCATAATACCCACCTCATTTATAAAATTTATTCACTCCCTTACATATTTTACCATATTTCGACATTAAATAGATAAAATTATAAAAAATATATTATATAAGTAGAGAAAACAATATCTAATCGTAGTAACTTTCTAAATTTAATAGGGTCACTTAAATATATTTCTATTCTCTCATATTAATATATTTATCAGTATGATCAAGTAACTCTATTCCTATTATTTCTCCTACTTCCATCACTTATTAGATTATAAAATAATAAGAAAAAATCCTCAACTAGATCTTTTTAGTTGAAGGATCTTCATCTTTTTAATTTATTCAATATAAATAATCTTGTCATTATTTCTTATGAAGATTCACAAGTCATACTACTCACATTTACCAGAAAAGTATAAGTTACTCTAACTCACACTTTCATTCTACAAAATGATATTAACTACTAATTGGGTAAATATTACTGTCATAACATGGCCATGCTTCTTTATAATCATCAACATAATCAGATGGAACATAGATTTTTAAATTACTATTCGAAACTCCAAGTAAATTACTATAATTAGGATTGATAAAAGTATCAATTGATGGTGGTGTATTAGCTGTTATTATAATACTTGTTAAACTTGTTGAACTAAATACTGTAATTCCTAATGTTGTTAATTGGCTACCTTCTTCAAATATTACGGTGGTTAAATTTTTTGCTCCAATAAATGCATAATTACCCATGGTTGTTACACTATTTGGGATTGTTATACTTCTTAAACTTGTTGCTTCTTCAAATACATAATCACCTATAGTCGTTAATTGACTATCTTCTTCAAATATTACGGTCCCTAAACTTGTAGTTAAGAAAAAAGCATTGTCTCCTATAGTTGTTACACTGTTTGGTATTGTTATACTTGTTAAACTATCTGTTCTTGAAAATGCCTTTCCACCTATTTCTGTTACACTGTTTGGAATTATTATATTTGTTAAATTTTTTGCATTAAGAAATGCACAAAAACCTATTTCTGTTACACTGTCTGGAATTGTATAAGTAATTTCTTTTTTACTTGCTGGATAACTGATAAGTAATGTTTGATCTTTATTGAATAAAACCCCATCGATAGAACTAAACATAGGATTATCAACATCAACAACAATATTTGTAAAACTTCTTACTGTAAATGCTCCAGATCCTATTTTTGTCACATTTTTAGGAATTGTTATACTTATTATACTTGTTCCATTAAAAACATGTTCTCCTATTGTAGTTAATTGACTATCTTCTTCAAATATTACTGTTGTTAAACTTGTTGCTCCTTCAAATGCTAGTGGTTCAATTATTGTTACACTATCTGGAACTGTTATATTTGTTAAGCTTGTTGCGATATAAAATGCTCTATATCCTATAGTTGTTAATTGACTACCTTCTTCAAATATCACTGTCGTTAAACTTGTTGCTCCTAAAAACGCAGAATAACCTATGGTTGTTACACTATTTGGGATAATTACTCTTTTTAAACTTGTTACTCCCTTAAACACATTATCACTTATTCTTGTAACTAAACACTCATTGTGAACTCTAGGAATTATAACATTAGGAGTTGTCCCACTATATCCACTTACTGAACAAGTATTATCTTCTAAAGGGATATAACTCAAACCTTCATCAGAAAATACTAACCATTTCGCATATAATGTAATATTTTCTTTAGGCATTGTTGTAAAATTATAATTTGTTGTTAAGTTACTATCACTATACCACCCCATAAAAGTATACCCTGTTTTAGTTGGGTCAGTTGGTTTTGTTACTTGTGTGTTATAGTTTTGAATTATTGATGGTACTTCTGTTCCCCCATTACTATTAAATGTTATTTTATATTGATTGATAGTCGAATCGTTACATCCAAAAAGAATAGTAGATAAAAAACATACAAAAAGAATTATCAATATTTTTCTCATAACAAATCTCCTCGAATAATAGTAATTATATATTAACATCCAACTAGCAATTAATTTTGTCATATTGTGTAAATTTATGATAAAGCCCTAGACACTTATTCGATTTTACATGATGATAATGGATGTATATCCATGTCTTAATGTTCTTTAAACACATCTCTGGGGTGAACAAGGATGACAATAGATATAGTGAAAAAAAAGGAAGTCATATTAAACTGTACCCTATGTCAAGGACATATTGAAAAAAAGAATATATTATATTATGCTGCTTTAAGCTGATTCCTGAATTCAATAGGAGTCAGCTTATTTAGTTTCCACTGATATCTTTGGTGATTGTAATAGTACATATAATCATCTATTTTTAGTTCTACATCTTTTAATGTTTTACATTCTGAAAAGTCTATATAGTCTTTCATATGGCCAAAGAACGATTCTATAGGTGCATTATCCCAACAGTTACCTCTACGAGACATTGATTGAAGTAAGTTTCTTGACCTCACTTCTTTTGAGAATTTAGGACTTGTATAATGACTTCCTTGGTCCGAATGTATAATGGCATTTTCGGGTAAGTTTATATTGTCTAATTCTTTAACTGTATCCAATACAAAGTCAATTTTAAGATTATTTGATACCTTATAAGCAACTAATTCTTTCGTACTACCATCTAATATGGTAGATAAATATGCGAATCTATTATTATACCTTATATACGTAATATCAGTCAGTAACACCTTATATGGAGACTGCTGATCAAAGTTTCTATTTAAATGATTCTTGTGTACTCTATGGTTTTGATCTGCTTTTAACATCTGCTTATAAGGATCCTTTCTACGTATTTTACATACTAGACCATATTTACTCATAATTCTTCTAATGGACTTCAAATTCATGTTTTCCTTTAAATGCATCTTAATTTGTTTAGCACCATACTTTTTCTTTCCAACCTCAAATACTTCCTTGATGAGTTTAAATCTTTTCTTATCATTTTGTTCCTTTTTCATTCTATTCTTCTTTGATTTTTCTGAATGGTAGTTATAGTAACCACTTCTTGATACTTCTGCCACACTACATAAATAATCTTGTATTCCTGGTCTTCTAGATTTATGGATGACTTTTTGATCATCTCAAATTTATCACTTTTTCTTATTTCTTTCCCATTCCTCCTTTCGCTTTCGTCGAGCTTTTTTAACATATCATTTTCCATTTCTATTAAAGCAATTTTAGCCTTTAATTTCTCAATCTCTTGTTCTTCGGTTTGAATTTCATGCTTATATCTTCCTCGATTATCTTTACGGGAATCATCAAGTGAAACAACGCCTCCGTCATTATAAAGTCTCTTCCATCTAGTTGCACATTGTTCTATTCGTTTCATCCCTATAATATCAACATCAAAACCATGTTCAATAAATATTTGACGTGGTAATTTTCCGCCTCTATATTCATGCATAAAGTCAATCTTGAATTCAAGGGTATAAGTAATAGATTTACTTGACACACGCTTAACATTTGGATTATTTTTTATTAGTTCAATTTCTGTTTCATTAAATACATTAATGCTCATATCCTCTTCTCCTTAATACACACTAAAATTATTATAACATACAAAAATACCCTATAGAGGGAACACTTTCTTTTTCAAAGTGTCCACACTATAGGGTATATTTTATATCAATTGACTTCTTTTTGGAGTAAATCTAGTAAGAAACTTATTGTATAATCTAACAAGTCTTTTTTTTTCTTAATTTAAATAAAAATAATAAAATCTATTCAATTTCACCTAACAATATTGCCTCTCAATTAATTATATAATGAATAATTAGTATTATTGTTATTAAAATATAGAAATTCAATAAATACTTTTTTTACAACTGTTATATTTTAATAAATCAGTTATAAGTCTAAAGAATACTAATAAATTTATATTCGTTAGATATAGTGATTGAGTTGCTCCAACTACCAATATATACACGTCAAGAATGGGCTTTTATGTCCTATAGCTTTTACATTAAAAGGATAAACTATATTTAGATTTTTCAACTATTGTGTTACAATAATCAAAAAGATTAATTAAAATGGAGGATTATCATGCAGAGAAAAAGAATAAGAGAATTAGGGATTAACATTGGCAAATTAAAAACAGGAGAATTTAACGCAATTACAGATGTAGATGGTATCATTGTAGGACATAAAACAATAATTGATAAAGATGTTTGTTCAGGACTTACCGTTATCATGCCTAATAATGGCAAGTTAGAAGAGTGTCATTTTCCAGCAGGACTTTTTACTTTTAATGGAACAGGCGAATTTACAGGTAGCCATTGGATAAATGAAACAGGAACCTTGGTGACACCGATTGTATTTACAGGAAGTCATTTACTAGGCTTAGCACATCACTATCTTTCTATAGCAACAAGAAAACTAAATCATCTCGAACCATTTTCTAATGGTATTGTAGCTGAAACTTGGGATGGATGGTTAAGTGATTTAGAAAAAACGACAATGAAATATGATGACATAGAGGAAGCAATACTAAACGCTAAATCTGGTGTAGTAGAAGAAGGTAATGTTGGTGGAGGAACAGGAATGATATGTTTTGAGTTTAAAGGTGGAATTGGGACTTCTTCACGGAATATTGAGTGTGATTGTGGAAACTTCACGATTGGTGCACTTGTACAAAGTAATTTTGGTCGGAGAAAAGATCTCATTATTAACAATAAATTAGTTGGTGAAATAATTAATGAAGAGGACGTGCCACTACCTTGGTATACACCAGAAAACGATGGTTCATTATTAGTTACGATAGCAACAGATGCTCCGTTACTCCCTTTACAGTGTCAAAGAATATCAAAAAGGGTGGCGTTAGCTATGGCAAAGTTGGGCGGGATTGGAGAAGAGGGTAGTGGCGATTTCTTTATCACTTTTTCAACTGGAAATTGTTATTCTTATGGTGATGAAACAATTTGCTCCATTAA from Mycoplasmatota bacterium carries:
- a CDS encoding IS3 family transposase gives rise to the protein MAEVSRSGYYNYHSEKSKKNRMKKEQNDKKRFKLIKEVFEVGKKKYGAKQIKMHLKENMNLKSIRRIMSKYGLVCKIRRKDPYKQMLKADQNHRVHKNHLNRNFDQQSPYKVLLTDITYIRYNNRFAYLSTILDGSTKELVAYKVSNNLKIDFVLDTVKELDNINLPENAIIHSDQGSHYTSPKFSKEVRSRNLLQSMSRRGNCWDNAPIESFFGHMKDYIDFSECKTLKDVELKIDDYMYYYNHQRYQWKLNKLTPIEFRNQLKAA
- a CDS encoding P1 family peptidase, encoding MQRKRIRELGINIGKLKTGEFNAITDVDGIIVGHKTIIDKDVCSGLTVIMPNNGKLEECHFPAGLFTFNGTGEFTGSHWINETGTLVTPIVFTGSHLLGLAHHYLSIATRKLNHLEPFSNGIVAETWDGWLSDLEKTTMKYDDIEEAILNAKSGVVEEGNVGGGTGMICFEFKGGIGTSSRNIECDCGNFTIGALVQSNFGRRKDLIINNKLVGEIINEEDVPLPWYTPENDGSLLVTIATDAPLLPLQCQRISKRVALAMAKLGGIGEEGSGDFFITFSTGNCYSYGDETICSINMFPSEQLDFIFEGAIEAVEEAIINSMCMAETIQGQKQRQVHALPQDRLLNILK